A segment of the Bernardetia sp. genome:
GTTTGAGAAAGTTTTGATAAAAAGCTACAACTTTCTGTTTCAAAAGATTGAAAAATAATCTGCCTAAATTTACTTAATTTTACTTCTGAAACAATTATAAAAAATGTAAGAAGATGAATTTACCTAAAATTACAGTCGTTACACCATCTTTCAATCAAGGAAATTTTATAGAAGAAACCATAGATTCTATCTTATCACAAGAATACCCAAATTTGGAATATATTATTATTGATGGAAAAAGTACGGATAACACAGTAGAAATAATCAAAAAATATGAAAAACATTTAGCCTATTGGGTATCAGAAAAGGACAAAGGACAAAGCGAAGCTATAAATAAAGGAATGCGAAAAAGTACGGGTGATATTCTGACGTGGATTTGTAGTGATGATTTGTTGTTAGAAAACGCTTTACCAAATGCAGCCAATCATTTTTTAGAAAATCCTAGTGTTTCACTCATTCATGGAAAAACCAAGACTTTTGGAGAAGGCTATTCAGACCAAATAACGGCAGGTTATAATTCTGACTTGAGTATAGATTATTTTACGCACATGTGTTTTCCTCAGCCTTCAAGTTTCTTTAAAAGAAATATATTTGAAAAACAAAGTTATGATGTCAATAATCATCAAGATTTAGTAGATGAATCCTTGCATTACAGTATGGATTATGATTTGCTCTTACGCATTGCTTTAAATTATGAGATAATGCAAGTAGAAGATGTTTTTTCTGCTTATCGCCTGCATCCAGAGAGTAAGACTGTCAGCCAGCAAAGTAAGTTTGAAATAGAAAAAGATAAAGTATTTTTAAGGTTGCTTTACACGCTAAAGTCTAATGAAAAAGCTATAAAAGGAATTAATATTCTAAAAAATTTAGGAATTGATTCTAATGAGCAAGTAATTTATAATATTGATGAGCAAATAATTCAAAGTATAGATATAGACAAAATTGTTGCTATGTTTTTATACAGAAAAATTCCAGTAGCATTTGAAAATAAGGCATATCAGCACGTAATAGAGTATTGTGAAGCTATAAAAGATAATTATTCAAATTTTTATAATTCTCTCAACTTAGACTCAATGTACCAGACAAGCAAATACAATTCGCTTTCTGCAATGGGAAAGTTAGGGTGGAAATTTAAAAAACTTATATAATAAGTGGCTATGTTGTAAAAAGTATGATGAGTTATATTGGTTGTTGAGGACACCAACAACGGCTATTTTTCGCCATTGTCGGTGTCTTACCAACGATAACTTACCCAAACAAATTGAAATGAATAACTATCATACTTTGTGTAATACCATCAAAAAATTAAGAATGAATTTCTCTAAGTGCATCCTCATTGGCTTCAATAATTCTATTTACATCTTGGTCTGAAAGAGCATTAGATAAGAACCAACTTTCAAACTGTGCAGGAGCAATATAAATTCCACGGTTGAGCATAGCATGAAAATACTTACCAAAAAGAGCTGTATCACAGGTGAGAGCATCTTCAAAGTTTTCTACTTTTTTATCTGTAAAGAAAATATTTGTCATCGAACCAATTTGATTGACTGTATAGTTTAAGCCTTGTTCTTTGATGGCTTTTCGCATCCCCTCAGCTATTTTAGTCGTTTTTTGCTCTAAATTCTGATAAATTTGAGGGTTATCATTCAAAATAGAAAGCAGAGCTAAACCTGCTGCCATCGCCACTGGATTTCCAGAAAGCGTTCCTGCTTGATATACTTTTCCAACAGGAGAAACACAGTCCATAATTTCTTTTTTACCTCCGTAAGCTCCTACTGGCATTCCTCCCCCAATAATTTTCCCAAGTGTTGTCATGTCTGGTGTAACGCCATAGACTTCTTGTGCTCCACCTTTAGCCAATCTAAAACCAGTCATTACCTCATCAAAAATAAGTACAATTCCGTGCTTGTCGCAAAGTTTTCTAAGACCTTCTAAATATCCTTCTTTTGGCAAGACGCATCCCATATTTCCAGCCACAGGCTCAATAATAATGGCTGCAATTTCATTTGGATTAGCATCTACTAAGTACTGAATGGCATCCAAGTCGTTGTGAGGTGCTAAGAGAGTATCTTTTGCTGTCCCTTTTGTTACCCCAGGGCTGTTGGGTGTTCCCATCGTAGCTGCTCCACTTCCTGCTGCAATCAAAAAAGAATCGCCGTGTCCGTGATAACAACCTATTGTTTTGATAAATTTTTCTCTTCCTGTATAACCACGAGCCACACGCACAGCAGACATAGTTGCTTCTGTTCCTGAGTTTACCATCCTTACTTTTTCGATGGATGGCACCATTTGGCAAATCAGTTCTGCAATTGTTACCTCTCTACGTGTAGGTGCGCCAAACGAAGACGAACGATGTACAGCTTCGATGATGGCTTCTGTAACTTCTTCGTGTCCGTGTCCTAAAATCATCGGTCCCCAAGAACCAATCAAATCGATGTATTTGTTGTTATCTTCATCAAAAAGATATGCACCTTTGGCAGATTTTATAAAAACAGGTGTTCCTCCGACAGCTTGAAAGGCACGAACAGGTGAGTTTACGCCTCCAGGAATATGGTGTTGAGCTTCTGAAAAAAGGGATTGACTATTAGTTAGTGTTACAGGTTGCATGGATGTTTTTTTAATTCTTACGTAAAATTGAAATTTGGAAAAAGTGTATCTCAATTCTAAAATCTTAATTTATTTTCTACTACAAACATAAGAATTTAATTGTTTGGATTGAATCGTAATTCGACGAAACATTTTTACATCAATAGTTCATCGTATAACCTTCGCTATTCATTGTCTTGATAAAAAGACCACCTAAAATAAGTGCATTGAGATTGCTTTCCCCTGTATTACCAAAACGAAAAGCTCCCTTTCCAGAAAAATAATTTGAGATAGAAGTTTTGATAAGTTTTTCATTTTGTTCTTCTGGAGTTCCATTTTCACGCTGCCACCACCACGTGCCATTGCCCCACATATTTTGTTTGAAACGGAAAACCTCTCCATCTACATAAAGCCTTGCTTTAGATGTCCAAACATTGAATTTTATGGTGGCTAAATATTTATCACTTGTTTTGTCTATGATGTCAAATTTTGAACTCCAATAATTTTTTGACCTGATTTCAAATTCTCTATCCAATAATATTCCTCTTCCTCCTAGCAAAAAGACTCCCCTCATCTTGAAATAACCTATTTCTCTGCCTGCATAAAGGATAGTTGTTTTGCGTTTCCAAAAACTTTTTTTCCATATAATCTCATCTTCTGTTTTGGAAATGGCTTTAGTTTTTGCTTTTGTTGGTAACATTATAAGTAAATGTATAATTAGCTTCGCTGAGCTAAAGGTTGAAAATTAGTAACTCATTAGAAGCATTTGATTATAATAATTTGTAAAATATGTAGTAGTAAAAGAGAAAAAATTACAACTATTGGTGTAAAATATTGAGTAGAAACATAGTATTCACAATTTTTTATTATCCATTATCAAACGAATAGTTCAGTGTAGCTAAATACTCATTGCCTTGCCTAGAAAATTTTGTACATTTGAGTAAACTGGAAGAAATCAAAATAATCATTATTCTATTCTCAATTTATGCGACACAAACCTATAAAGAGCAAACTTTTTGAAAAAAACCGTAAAAAGTTTGTTAAAGACTTATTACCTAATTCGATTGCTGTTTTTAATTCAAATGATATTATGCCGACGAGTGCAGACGGTACAATGCCATTTGTTCAGCATTCGGATATTTATTATTTGACAGGAATTGCACAAGAGGAAACCATCTTAGTTCTCTTCCCAGATGCTAAAGATGAAAAGTATAGAGAAGTTTTGTTCGTAAAGGAAACCAACGAACACATTAAAGTTTGGGAAGGCGAAAAGCTCACAAAAGAAGCTGCCACAAAGCAATCAGGTGTACAGACAGTATTTTGGACAAGCGAGTTTTGGTCTATTTTACAACGATTTTTAATTTTCCCCGCTCAAAATGTTTATCTTACCACCAACGAACACACTAGACAAGGCGTAGAAACAGAAACTAGAGACGACCGTTTCCGTAAGGAAATGCAACATCGTTTTCCTTTGCACAATTACCAAAGAAGCGCACCTATTTTGCATAAAATCCGTGCAATCAAGGAAAAAACAGAAGTAGAACTCATTCGCCACGCTTGTAGCATTACAGAAAAAGGATTTCGCCGTATTTTGCCATTTGTTAAAGATGGTGTAATGGAGTATGAAATAGAAGCCGAATTATTGCACGAATTTATTATCAATCGCTCAAAAGGTTTTGCTTATGAGCCAATTATTGCAGCAGGTGAAAATGCCTGTGTATTGCATTATGTACAGAACGACAATGTTTGTAGAAAAGGCGATTTGATTTTATTTGATGTAGGGGCAGAATATGCTGGTTATGCTTCTGATATGTCAAGAACGATTCCTGTGAGTGGAAAATTTACCACACGCCAAAAAGCTGTTTATAATGCCGTGTTGCGTGTGCAGCGTGAGGCAATGAAACTTCTAAATCCTTCAAATACTTTAGACGAATATCATAAAGAAGTAGGGAGTTTAATGGAAAAAGAACTCATTGATTTAGGTCTTCTAAATAAAAAGGAAGTCAAAAACCAAGACCCAAATAATCCGTTATATAAAAAATATTTTATGCACGGAACAACTCACCATTTAGGAATCAATGTTCACGATTATGGTGCTTTTGATAAAAAAATAGAGGCTGGAATGGTCTTTACCGTCGAACCAGGGATTTACATTCCAGAGGAAAAAATAGGTATTCGTTTGGAGAATGATA
Coding sequences within it:
- a CDS encoding glycosyltransferase family 2 protein, which gives rise to MNLPKITVVTPSFNQGNFIEETIDSILSQEYPNLEYIIIDGKSTDNTVEIIKKYEKHLAYWVSEKDKGQSEAINKGMRKSTGDILTWICSDDLLLENALPNAANHFLENPSVSLIHGKTKTFGEGYSDQITAGYNSDLSIDYFTHMCFPQPSSFFKRNIFEKQSYDVNNHQDLVDESLHYSMDYDLLLRIALNYEIMQVEDVFSAYRLHPESKTVSQQSKFEIEKDKVFLRLLYTLKSNEKAIKGINILKNLGIDSNEQVIYNIDEQIIQSIDIDKIVAMFLYRKIPVAFENKAYQHVIEYCEAIKDNYSNFYNSLNLDSMYQTSKYNSLSAMGKLGWKFKKLI
- the hemL gene encoding glutamate-1-semialdehyde 2,1-aminomutase, which codes for MQPVTLTNSQSLFSEAQHHIPGGVNSPVRAFQAVGGTPVFIKSAKGAYLFDEDNNKYIDLIGSWGPMILGHGHEEVTEAIIEAVHRSSSFGAPTRREVTIAELICQMVPSIEKVRMVNSGTEATMSAVRVARGYTGREKFIKTIGCYHGHGDSFLIAAGSGAATMGTPNSPGVTKGTAKDTLLAPHNDLDAIQYLVDANPNEIAAIIIEPVAGNMGCVLPKEGYLEGLRKLCDKHGIVLIFDEVMTGFRLAKGGAQEVYGVTPDMTTLGKIIGGGMPVGAYGGKKEIMDCVSPVGKVYQAGTLSGNPVAMAAGLALLSILNDNPQIYQNLEQKTTKIAEGMRKAIKEQGLNYTVNQIGSMTNIFFTDKKVENFEDALTCDTALFGKYFHAMLNRGIYIAPAQFESWFLSNALSDQDVNRIIEANEDALREIHS
- a CDS encoding aminopeptidase P family protein — protein: MRHKPIKSKLFEKNRKKFVKDLLPNSIAVFNSNDIMPTSADGTMPFVQHSDIYYLTGIAQEETILVLFPDAKDEKYREVLFVKETNEHIKVWEGEKLTKEAATKQSGVQTVFWTSEFWSILQRFLIFPAQNVYLTTNEHTRQGVETETRDDRFRKEMQHRFPLHNYQRSAPILHKIRAIKEKTEVELIRHACSITEKGFRRILPFVKDGVMEYEIEAELLHEFIINRSKGFAYEPIIAAGENACVLHYVQNDNVCRKGDLILFDVGAEYAGYASDMSRTIPVSGKFTTRQKAVYNAVLRVQREAMKLLNPSNTLDEYHKEVGSLMEKELIDLGLLNKKEVKNQDPNNPLYKKYFMHGTTHHLGINVHDYGAFDKKIEAGMVFTVEPGIYIPEEKIGIRLENDIVITKNGYDDLMGNIPIEVEEIEDLMNSK